One Spirochaetota bacterium genomic window, AACAAAATATGGCAAGGGAATACTGGGAGCATGTTTTATAAATGATCTGGGAACAGTCATTGCACTTGGAATCATATTTGCCCCATTTACCTACAAAACAATTATTTTTATAATAGTGGCGATAGTAACCTTTATTGCCATGCCGGTAATAACTTCACGGCTTACAAAAGTCTATGGCCACCGTACCGTAGCAATAAGAACCAAGTGGATATTATTTATATTGTTTGCATTAGGATCGTTAGCTCTATGGTCGGGCAGTGAAGCTGTACTGCCTGCATATATACTGGGGATGGTACTTGCTTCAAGTGTTGCTAAGGATGAATTTTTTATGCGCCGTTTAAGGACACTTACAATAGGATTTTTAACACCAATTTATTTTTTACGTGCTGGATTTTTAGTGAATCTTCCTGTAATTTTTCTTGCCCCATTACCGTTTATAATACTTTTTAGCGGCAAAGTTATCACAAAAATCTTTGGGTTATATCCTGTCATTGGTATATTCAAAGAAAGCACTAAAGAGCGATGGTACTATACACTTCTTATGTCAACAGGACTGACATTTGGATCAATCTCAGCATTGTTTGGTTTAACTCATAATATTATTGACCAGAACCAGTATTCATTTTTAATTGCCGCTGTTATTGCCAGTGCTGTTGTTCCCACTCTTATTGCCAATACATACTTTTTACCTGAACATCTACTTGAAGTTCCAATGGCAGATGAGGAAATACCCCAATTAGATGGATTAAACGGTTCAACTAATAATAAATGATACTATACTATACCATACTGCGTAATGCGGTGTGGTATAGTGGTACAATAAAAATTCTTTTGACTTTTATGTATGTACACTGTATACTGTGAGTTGTAATTTTAAAACCAAGAGCAACAGAGCATATACTCATACTAAAAAATGAAAGGGGATTGTTATGTGTGATACCATTGTTGCCACCAGCAAAGCTACTGCCGACGGCAGTGTAATCTTAGCAAAAAATAGTGACAGGGAAGCTAACGAAGCACAGCTATTAAAATATATAGCCAGACGAAACTGGGGTAGCGAAACAGCTGTCCAATGCACCTAC contains:
- a CDS encoding cation:proton antiporter, translated to MLTMFVVASVWLGLAVISTILANRLKISMALMEITVGAIAGFIFAKYFNPDFMQANSDWIKFIAGTGAVVLTFLAGAELDYHTIRDTFKEVTIVGFIGFLSPFIGCTLIAYYILGWSFQSSLLAGVALSTTSMAVVYAVMIEYGFNKTKYGKGILGACFINDLGTVIALGIIFAPFTYKTIIFIIVAIVTFIAMPVITSRLTKVYGHRTVAIRTKWILFILFALGSLALWSGSEAVLPAYILGMVLASSVAKDEFFMRRLRTLTIGFLTPIYFLRAGFLVNLPVIFLAPLPFIILFSGKVITKIFGLYPVIGIFKESTKERWYYTLLMSTGLTFGSISALFGLTHNIIDQNQYSFLIAAVIASAVVPTLIANTYFLPEHLLEVPMADEEIPQLDGLNGSTNNK